From Mucilaginibacter rubeus, a single genomic window includes:
- a CDS encoding DUF6624 domain-containing protein has translation MHRLFIISVFLLLGNISSAQVTSFTIDSSKLNKPLMAVLDTIFQSDQSVRIKYLQAKKDNAQINIVDSLQKVMRNTDSQNLIRVNTILTKYGWLGPQKVGIIGSQALFLVIQHADLQTQQNYLPMIRTAEKNGEILSSNMAILEDRINMRTGKKQVYGSQGFTDKQTGKTYIYPIVDVDHLDERRKAMGMPPMKDYAKNWDTEEYKRQLPEIEKLVREQANK, from the coding sequence ATGCATAGGCTTTTTATCATAAGTGTTTTTCTATTGTTGGGAAATATCTCTTCGGCCCAGGTTACTTCATTCACTATTGATAGCAGTAAATTAAACAAGCCTTTAATGGCTGTTTTGGATACCATTTTCCAATCAGATCAATCGGTAAGAATAAAATATCTTCAGGCAAAAAAAGATAATGCTCAGATCAATATTGTTGATAGCCTGCAAAAGGTTATGCGTAATACGGATAGCCAAAATTTGATCAGGGTAAACACGATATTAACAAAATATGGTTGGTTAGGTCCGCAAAAGGTGGGCATTATAGGCAGCCAGGCCCTGTTCCTGGTAATTCAACATGCCGATTTGCAAACACAGCAAAACTACTTACCGATGATCCGGACAGCAGAGAAAAACGGCGAGATCCTGTCAAGTAACATGGCTATCCTTGAAGACAGGATCAACATGCGGACCGGCAAAAAGCAAGTTTACGGGAGCCAGGGATTTACCGACAAACAAACCGGTAAAACATATATTTATCCCATTGTTGACGTTGACCATCTGGATGAGCGACGCAAAGCAATGGGAATGCCGCCAATGAAAGATTATGCAAAAAACTGGGATACTGAGGAATATAAAAGGCAACTGCCCGAGATAGAGAAATTGGTACGTGAACAAGCTAATAAATGA
- a CDS encoding SDR family NAD(P)-dependent oxidoreductase, with protein sequence MNIVITGASSGVGFEAVIELILSGSHKVIALARSQDKLERLLEIAHGLNPDCQLFALKFDIVHDDYEGLQHFIASHFDNRVDILINNAGVLINKPFAQLLESDFVEMLQSNFIGHVRAIQALLPLMPAGAHILNIGSMGGFQGSAKFPGLAAYSASKSALHTLTECLAQEFSEQGIKVNCLALGSAQTEMLEQAFPGYESPVMAFEMGKYIADFALTGSKFFNGKIIPVAATTP encoded by the coding sequence ATGAACATCGTAATAACCGGCGCCAGTAGTGGCGTGGGCTTTGAAGCCGTAATTGAATTGATACTATCGGGCAGCCATAAAGTAATTGCTTTGGCCCGCTCACAGGATAAACTGGAACGTTTGCTGGAAATAGCTCATGGCTTAAATCCCGATTGCCAGTTGTTTGCCCTGAAATTTGATATTGTGCATGACGATTACGAAGGCTTGCAGCATTTTATAGCGTCGCATTTTGATAACCGGGTTGATATTTTGATCAACAACGCCGGGGTGCTTATCAATAAGCCATTTGCCCAATTGCTTGAGTCGGACTTTGTAGAGATGCTGCAAAGCAACTTTATTGGTCATGTAAGGGCGATTCAGGCACTGTTACCTTTAATGCCTGCAGGCGCACATATCCTTAATATCGGTAGTATGGGTGGTTTCCAGGGGAGTGCTAAATTCCCGGGCCTCGCAGCCTATTCGGCAAGTAAATCAGCTTTACATACGCTGACTGAATGTTTGGCACAGGAGTTTTCCGAGCAAGGTATCAAAGTGAATTGCCTGGCTTTAGGATCGGCACAAACCGAGATGCTGGAACAGGCCTTTCCTGGGTATGAATCGCCGGTGATGGCCTTTGAAATGGGAAAATATATTGCCGACTTCGCATTAACCGGTAGTAAATTTTTTAACGGAAAAATAATACCTGTAGCGGCAACTACTCCATGA
- a CDS encoding aromatic amino acid hydroxylase, with amino-acid sequence MSHFNDFNNPQVAALPGHLKQFIVDQHYEHYTPIDHAVWRYVMRQNYSYLKDVAYYPYIPGLQKAGLTIEHIPNLQEMNDALGKIGWGAVTVDGFIPPAAFMEYQAYRVLVIAADIRQLKHIEYTPAPDIIHESAGHAPIIADKDYHEYLSYFGSIGAKAMFSAQDFELYEAIRALSILKEMPDADEQEIIKAEELVTYCQENIGEPSEMALLSRLHWWTVEYGLIGTLEQPKIYGAGLLSSIGESSTCMNKNVEKLWYTIDAVKYSYDITKPQPQLFVTPNFQNLINVLEEFADTMSFRKGGAYGLNKAVESKNTCTAVYSSGLQVSGTITDFKTGADGKPYFIKTTGPTALAFNNKQLKGQGKDYHKDGFSSPVGKLKSNTEVALENFSEEDLKAAGIVNANRTELLFESGITVSGVVKNVLSVDGRICLITFNDVTVTDDKGTILFDPAWGVYDMAVGEEIVSVFCGAADREAYETIVYKSKTETHHVVHDHKTKELHRLYQQVRACRINHGDYGFLGNVWQQLQKDHHDDWLCALEILEILDHEKVDLPLATEIKHFLEQKGSTESEYGKLISDGFYLIKHPVEQKLVV; translated from the coding sequence ATGAGCCATTTTAATGATTTTAATAATCCGCAGGTTGCGGCATTGCCCGGTCATTTAAAACAATTTATAGTCGACCAGCACTACGAGCATTATACACCTATTGACCATGCGGTGTGGCGTTACGTTATGCGTCAGAATTATAGCTATCTGAAAGATGTGGCTTACTATCCTTATATACCTGGATTGCAGAAAGCCGGTTTAACCATTGAGCATATCCCCAATTTACAGGAGATGAATGATGCCCTCGGCAAAATTGGCTGGGGGGCAGTTACTGTTGATGGGTTTATCCCGCCGGCTGCATTTATGGAGTACCAGGCTTACAGGGTGTTGGTTATCGCGGCAGATATTCGCCAGTTAAAACATATCGAATATACACCTGCACCTGACATTATCCATGAATCGGCTGGTCATGCACCCATTATTGCAGATAAGGACTATCACGAATATCTGAGTTATTTTGGATCAATAGGGGCTAAGGCCATGTTTTCGGCACAGGATTTTGAGTTGTACGAAGCTATCCGGGCTTTATCGATTTTAAAAGAAATGCCTGATGCCGATGAACAGGAGATCATAAAGGCAGAAGAACTGGTAACGTATTGCCAGGAAAACATAGGCGAACCTTCAGAAATGGCCTTATTGAGCCGTTTACATTGGTGGACGGTAGAATACGGGCTGATCGGGACTTTGGAGCAGCCAAAGATCTATGGAGCAGGCTTGCTTTCATCCATCGGCGAAAGCTCCACCTGTATGAATAAGAATGTTGAAAAACTATGGTATACTATTGATGCCGTTAAGTATTCATATGATATTACCAAACCACAACCTCAGCTTTTTGTAACCCCCAATTTTCAGAACCTGATCAATGTACTGGAAGAGTTTGCCGATACCATGTCATTCAGAAAGGGTGGGGCTTACGGTTTAAATAAAGCTGTAGAGAGCAAAAATACCTGTACCGCGGTTTATAGCTCGGGTCTGCAGGTTTCCGGTACCATTACTGATTTTAAAACAGGTGCCGATGGTAAGCCTTATTTTATCAAAACAACCGGCCCTACTGCTTTGGCATTTAATAACAAACAGTTAAAAGGCCAAGGAAAAGATTATCATAAAGATGGTTTCAGCTCGCCGGTTGGTAAACTGAAGAGTAACACTGAAGTGGCTTTAGAGAATTTTTCGGAAGAAGATTTAAAAGCAGCCGGCATAGTAAATGCTAACAGAACTGAACTGCTTTTTGAAAGCGGGATCACAGTAAGCGGCGTTGTGAAAAATGTTCTTTCGGTGGATGGTAGAATCTGCCTGATCACTTTTAACGATGTAACTGTTACTGATGATAAGGGAACGATATTGTTTGACCCGGCCTGGGGTGTTTATGATATGGCTGTAGGTGAGGAAATTGTTTCAGTATTTTGCGGCGCGGCCGATAGGGAGGCTTACGAAACCATCGTTTATAAATCAAAAACAGAAACCCACCATGTTGTGCACGATCATAAAACCAAAGAACTGCACCGGCTTTACCAGCAGGTGCGCGCTTGTCGCATTAACCATGGTGATTATGGTTTTTTAGGCAACGTTTGGCAGCAATTGCAAAAAGACCATCATGACGACTGGCTTTGCGCCCTGGAGATCCTTGAAATACTCGATCATGAAAAAGTAGATCTCCCCTTAGCCACCGAAATCAAACATTTTCTGGAACAAAAAGGAAGCACCGAATCCGAATACGGTAAACTCATCAGCGACGGTTTTTACCTGATCAAGCACCCGGTTGAGCAAAAATTGGTAGTTTAG
- a CDS encoding single-stranded DNA-binding protein produces the protein MNSLRNSVRLVGNLGMDPEVKVFDSNKKMVRLSIATNESYKNDKGEKITDTQWHNLIFWGPQASLAEDLLKKGDELAIEGKLTNRNYTDKDGIKRYVSEIVVNEFLKVGAKA, from the coding sequence ATGAACTCATTAAGAAACAGTGTACGCCTGGTAGGTAACTTAGGTATGGATCCGGAAGTAAAAGTATTTGACAGCAATAAAAAAATGGTGCGCCTATCTATCGCTACCAACGAAAGCTATAAAAATGATAAAGGCGAAAAAATAACCGACACCCAATGGCATAACTTAATTTTCTGGGGCCCACAAGCCAGCCTTGCCGAAGACCTGCTTAAAAAAGGCGATGAATTAGCTATAGAAGGCAAACTGACCAATCGCAACTATACTGATAAAGATGGCATTAAACGCTACGTGTCAGAAATAGTAGTTAACGAATTTTTAAAGGTAGGTGCTAAGGCCTGA
- a CDS encoding PAS domain S-box protein has product MDMNGVILHTNYAFRNTFNYTDQDLAGLNIASICHPADKERQAESQASLLLHKKLVGYQSRIKAKDGCYFSIIWSVILNEDDNLIYSSGNTLAGMVGQPENDIVQHTIQGLNEGFAVLDSFWNITAFNPAFHAMTNLSVEEVKEANFMQIENLGLSERVANEFRLSLTERRSIQVQYLNTNSNSWLRINVYPYKNQLAIFIRDITEIKMQEWVLELEKEVLELNATAQYTLGQTTRELLRGIERIFPDMVCSVLEVDDRQEKMHVLAAPRLSQAHCDLLEGLPVGPDIGSCGRAVYHREQVIVSDIENNPLWDNYAHMVRPYGLKACWSTPVLSSKGSKVLAVFGIYYHETREPSNDEQSIIERTVNILRVLIESKKTEDNIREQNNRLQTIANISSHELRKPVATILGLVNLFDNDDLQNPLNKEIIEHIDTTSQQLDGVIHSIVERTAFIKAFGADA; this is encoded by the coding sequence ATGGATATGAATGGTGTGATCCTTCATACCAATTACGCGTTTCGAAATACATTTAACTATACCGATCAGGATTTAGCAGGTTTAAATATCGCATCTATTTGTCACCCTGCCGATAAGGAACGCCAGGCCGAATCTCAGGCCAGCCTCCTGCTTCATAAAAAGCTGGTAGGTTATCAAAGTCGGATAAAGGCCAAAGACGGGTGTTATTTCAGCATTATCTGGTCGGTGATATTAAATGAGGACGATAACCTCATTTATTCAAGCGGTAATACCCTTGCCGGTATGGTAGGGCAGCCGGAAAATGATATAGTTCAGCATACCATTCAGGGCCTTAACGAAGGTTTTGCCGTATTGGATTCGTTCTGGAACATTACTGCGTTTAATCCAGCCTTTCATGCCATGACCAACTTAAGTGTTGAAGAGGTGAAAGAGGCTAATTTTATGCAGATAGAAAACCTGGGCTTAAGTGAACGGGTTGCTAATGAATTCCGGTTATCGTTAACCGAGAGACGATCTATACAGGTACAATATCTCAATACCAATTCCAATAGTTGGTTACGCATCAATGTTTACCCTTATAAAAACCAGTTAGCCATTTTTATCCGCGACATCACAGAAATCAAGATGCAGGAATGGGTATTGGAACTCGAAAAAGAAGTGCTTGAATTGAATGCTACAGCACAATACACACTTGGGCAAACTACGCGTGAACTATTACGGGGCATTGAGCGGATTTTTCCGGACATGGTATGCTCGGTACTTGAAGTTGATGATCGACAGGAAAAAATGCATGTACTGGCCGCCCCGCGTTTGTCACAGGCTCATTGCGATTTGCTTGAGGGGTTGCCTGTAGGCCCGGATATAGGCTCATGCGGCAGGGCGGTATACCATCGGGAACAGGTAATTGTAAGCGACATAGAAAACAACCCGCTTTGGGATAATTATGCACATATGGTAAGGCCTTACGGTTTAAAAGCCTGCTGGTCTACCCCGGTATTGAGCTCAAAAGGATCAAAAGTTTTGGCCGTGTTTGGCATCTATTATCATGAAACACGTGAGCCAAGCAATGATGAGCAAAGCATCATAGAGCGTACAGTTAACATTCTCAGGGTGTTAATAGAAAGCAAAAAAACAGAAGACAATATCCGTGAACAGAATAACCGGCTGCAAACTATCGCCAATATCAGCTCGCACGAATTGCGTAAGCCGGTAGCCACTATTTTAGGCCTGGTTAATTTATTTGATAACGATGATCTGCAAAATCCGCTCAATAAAGAGATCATCGAACATATTGATACAACATCACAACAACTTGATGGGGTGATCCATTCTATTGTGGAAAGAACGGCCTTTATCAAAGCTTTTGGGGCTGATGCATAG